A DNA window from Jaculus jaculus isolate mJacJac1 chromosome 1, mJacJac1.mat.Y.cur, whole genome shotgun sequence contains the following coding sequences:
- the Psmd7 gene encoding 26S proteasome non-ATPase regulatory subunit 7, which translates to MPELAVQKVVVHPLVLLSVVDHFNRIGKVGNQKRVVGVLLGSWQKKVLDVSNSFAVPFDEDDKDDSVWFLDHDYLENMYGMFKKVNARERIVGWYHTGPKLHKNDIAINELMKRYCPNSVLVIIDVKPKDLGLPTEAYISVEEVHDDGTPTSKTFEHVTSEIGAEEAEEVGVEHLLRDIKDTTVGTLSQRITNQVHGLKGLNSKLLDIRSYLEKVATGKLPINHQIIYQLQDVFNLLPDVSLQEFVKAFYLKTNDQMVVVYLASLIRSVVALHNLINNKIANRDAEKKEGQEKEESKKERKDDKEKEKDKEKSDVKKEEKKEKK; encoded by the exons ATGCCCGAGCTGGCGGTGCAGAAGGTGGTGGTCCACCCGCTGGTGCTCCTCAGTGTGGTGGACCATTTCAACCG AATTGGCAAGGTTGGAAACCAGAAGCGTGTTGTTGGTGTGCTTTTGGGATCATGGCAGAAAAAAGTACTGGATGTGTCCAACAGTTTTGCAG TCCCTTTTGATGAAGATGATAAAGATGATTCTGTCTGGTTTTTAGACCATGATTATTTGGAAAACATGTATGGAATGTTTAAGAAGGTTAATG CCAGAGAAAGAATAGTTGGGTGGTACCACACAGGTCCTAAACTGCACAAGAATGACATTGCCATCAATGAGCTCATGAAAAGATACTGCCCTAACTCA GTATTGGTCATTATTGacgtgaaaccaaaggacctgggGCTGCCCACCGAAGCATACATTTCAGTGGAAGAAGTTCATGAT GATGGAACACCAACATCGAAAACATTTGAGCATGTGACCAGTGAAATTGGAGCAGAGGAAGCTGAGGAAGTTGGAGTGGAGCACTTGTTAAG AGATATCAAAGATACAACAGTGGGGACGCTGTCCCAGCGGATCACAAACCAAGTCCATGGTTTGAAGGGACTGAACTCCAAGCTTCTGGATATCAGGAGCTACCTAGAGAAAGTAGCCACAGGCAAGCTGCCCATCAACCATCAGATCATCTACCAGCTGCAGGATGTCTTCAACCTGCTACCTGATGTCAGCCTGCAAGAGTTTGTCAAAGCCTTTTACCTGAAGACCAATGACCAGATGGTGGTGGTATACTTGGCCTCACTGATCCGCTCTGTGGTTGCCTTGCATAACCTCATCAACAACAAGATCGCCAACCGGGATGCCGAAAAGAAGGAGgggcaggagaaagaagagagcaagaaggagagaaaagatgacaaagagaaggagaaagataagGAGAAGAGTGATgttaagaaggaagagaaaaaggagaaaaagtaa